A window of Passer domesticus isolate bPasDom1 chromosome 11, bPasDom1.hap1, whole genome shotgun sequence genomic DNA:
TTAGCCTCCTTGAAAAACTTCTCATACTTGTCCAGGTAGGCAGGGCGCTCGGGCAGCAGGTAGTAGTGGGTGCTGCTGACCTTCTGCCCATCCTTCACGATGGGCAGGATGCAAGGTCCCTTGGAGCAGTCCTTGCCCTGCGCCTGGATGACCTTGGGGGTGGCGTACTTGGGGTCGAGGGCGAAGCTCTGTGTGGTGGGCATGGGCTTCCCTGGTGAGgtggagaggcaggagcagagggcagcACGTTGCTGGGGGgagcccacctgcagagccatgGGGCTGGGTGTCCGGGaagtgggctgggacagggggtCCCGCGGGGGGATCTGGGGCGGCCGGTCCTCCTCGCCCCCCGAAGCTGGGGAAAGGTCCCCTGACCAGCGCCCAGGCTCATTGCGGCGGAGGGGCCGGGGCGGGATCGGGACACGGGGAGGGATCTGGGGCTTGTCGTCAGCTGGAGCAGCCGGTCCCAAAGGGACGTTGAGCCTCTTCAtgcactcctgctgcagctcctcgaAGAGCTCGGTGGTCTGTGTCATGCTGGGCTGTTTGGTCTCCTTGGGGGGTAGGAAGAGGTTGTCCTCCAGTGCCGGTCCCCTCTCACCCTCATCCACAAAGCCATAGTTGGTCTTTCCCCGCCGGctcggggggctggtgatagaGCAGACCTCAATATCATCCTCATCCTGTGCCACATCATCATAGGCAGGTGGTGGGGGCAAGGGCCGGGAATCCCAGTCCACCACCGGCGTGGGGTGGAGAGGCCGAGGTAGAGCCCGCGTGGGGCTCTGTGGTGGGGTCTTGTCCAGCAAAGAGAAGGCCTCCATGGCCAGCTTGACTAATGACGGGGCTGACAGATCTCCCACTGGAGAGGGGCTACCCTGGGGAACTTCCTCCTCGAAGTCAATGAGAGTCACCTCGCTGCTTGCTGGCCCCTCGCTCGCCAGGCGCCCGGGCTGCCGCTCGCCCACCTTGGTGCCCGGTACTCGGGCTGATGGCTTGACCGGTCGCAGACCCTTCCCTGTGCCTGGCTTCTTCAGGCAGAGCTTACGGAGACCCCCTGGCagaccctcctcctcctcactaACTGGGTCATAGCAAGGCTCTAGAAGGGGCAAAGAGAGATGGTGAGGGTCCCAGCACCCATCCCTAGGGTGCAAGAAGGTGTCTACATCTCCAaccccccaaaccaccccatAATTTCAGCCCTCCTTGCTCCCAAGGCATACTAGGGCACCTGCCCCAGGCCACCCAGgtaagagagaaaagaaagagggtATGAGGAAGGGAGAGCAGCACTCAAAGAAGCCCAACTTACTGGTGAGCAGGACGGTAGGCTGAGGTGGGCGAGGAGGAGGCTGCCCTGCAGAAGACAGAACCCAAGAGAAGGGGAAGCATAGGGTGAACACAGAAGCGGCAGCCAGGGTGCTTGTTAAGGGGTGCATGCTTTGTTGTGTCCCCCCTCACTGGCGGAGCTTGGGGAGGATGCTGGTGGGAAGCCCCGCCAAGGAAAAACTGTAGAATTAGGGGGATTGGGGCATATGCACAGCTTCTGAGTTCCCTCCCTgtggcagccctgctgagatcccctgcactGGGGAGCCCAGCTGTGGGAGGCCAGCAGGGGACAAGGGACTTGGACAaagggcagcaggacagagtCCAGCCAGGCAGAGCCACCAGCTGCCCATGCTGTTGGCAGTGGTGTATGGCCAGGTGACAACACGCCCCAtcaccccagctccccctgctctgcaaaaagcaagtgccagcacagagaCAGAAAGGAGAGGATCCAGCCCATCATCCTGGCAGCAGGGGTACAGGGATGGAGGCTTTGTGCAGCTGAtgggaaggagaaaggagaaaagctACTCACTTTTAGCCCTCCCTGGAAGCTGTGTAGGTCTGGCAGCACTTGCGTCCACACCTAAAATATCAGGAGGATCCAAGGGATTTCCCAGGTACAGCctgtggggagagaggagagagcctGAGGGTCATCAGGGGCCACGTGGGATCCCTGCTCACCAGGCTTGTGCCTTGGGACACCCCACAGCTCCTTCACCACACAACCACACCTGGTGAGTACCTGTGAGTGCAGGGGCAACGCACCCCACAGGCTTCCAGTGCTACGGCACAGAGCCTGGTGCCATCCCAgtgccatcccagtgccaccccaccCATCTCCGGCTCCACGTGCATCTGTGGCTGCCTGCGCTGCGCCCAGGGGACTGCAAGCAGGGCGCTGTGTGCAGGGCACTTGTGCAGCGTGCGGTGCCCGGCACAGCCCTCCGGCAGCAGGGCGATGCTGTGCCCAAGGCAGGGTGCCCCGGTGCCGCGGGGTGCTGGGGCCCGGGCGAGCCGTCGCAAGCCGGGGAGCCGGCGGGAGCCGGCGCAGCCCGAAGGCTTGGGCGTGTGCCGAGCTCGGTGCGTTCTCGGCAGCCCGGGCAGCACGTACCCAGCGCCCGTGCCCACGCAGTGGGGCGCGGGAGGCCTGCCGGGGCACGAGCCAGAGCCGCGTGCACGGCGCCTCGGCTCAGCCCTCCGGGCCGCCGGAACAGCCCGTGACACGGCGTGCCGTGGAGGGGTCAGGCTGGGACTGAGGGACcggcagagctgtcccagcctgggatAACAAACAGCATCGGGATCCCAGGGGATGGACTGAGCCTAGCATAGGAGCTGGCCCTACCCACCAGGAGCTTTCCAGTTTTTGAAATCCTATCCTGTCCCCCACCACTCTGACCTCCCACATCCCTCCAGCCAGTGCTGGGAGGGACCCCCACATGCTGCCTGCCAAGGCACTCATGCTCACTGTTGCACAACCAATCCCACCTGGCAGAGAGCATGTGGGACACTGAAGCACAAGCACCCAGCCCCCCTTCCCCCCATCACAGTCCAGCCAGGTGTCTTTTGATAAGAGCAGGgtggagaaaaaaatcatttcggtggatttttttcatgttttgcttttcaaaaagaATCATGCTGTTAGAAGCGTGGGGACAGGCTGCAAGCCGCGCACATTTAGCagccctgggacaccccaaaagtGTTATGGGGTAATGTGGCCACCTCTGGGGTGGTGCTTACTGATGTCTCCCTGCCCCAGGACAGTCACAAAGATCTTCCCCCTGGGAAAGCCACAAGCACAGCAGCCCCCCATGCCCCCTAAGCCCATTAGTAGGAAGAGGCAAGGAAGTTAGTCCAGCTGCAGGAACCCTACCCAGAGCCACCACCCCAAACATAGTGGGGGCAGAAAGAGATGCTTCATGGGGAAAAGGGGGGCAGCAGCCAAGCCGTGTCTTGCTCCCGAGCCCAGTGGGCAGCGGGGAAGGGAGAGAGCAGGCAGAGGgtgcagagaagacaaaaagTTTCTTACTCATCAATTTTATCGGGAAACCCCCAGCAGTGCTGCGGGTTGGTGTCTCCATGGCCTGTGTGGATGAAGCTGTTTTTAAGTGGCTGGCTGATGTCGTGGGCTGACAGCCCTGCCACCGAGGTCACCGTGTTTCGGGGAAATTGGCCCACTTTTAGGGTCCGTTTATTCTGACCCCGCCACCAGTAATTCTCGGCCCTAAGGAATAAAAAGGACCTCGTTACTGATGAGGGCATGGGAGGTTGACACGCGCCTGCTCCAGTgatggggaggagggaagatTACTTGTCCAAGTGCATGAAGGCATGAGGTGACACAACTAGAAAGGGACCCTGGATGCCCAGGATCCCAACCCTACACCAGCAGTACGCTTTGGCTCCCACCCCTCATGGTCCCTGCACCATCAGGTGGAGGGAATGCAAGTAGTGGGGAACAAAGCTCCATGCTTGTGTGCCAAAAGATatgcctcttcctcctccttgctGCCTCAAGTTACACGGGAGCCTTGGAGTGATGCCTGCACCAAGTTCTTTGTCACCAATCCCTCTGTGCCCCATGTACTACAGGATGGCACAGGAAACACACTTGGCATCTGATGGGGGGCCCATATGGGGGACTGTAGGGTCTTCCTCCTCCCCATATGGGGAGGGGGACGCACAGCTCTCCCTTCCTACATTATCAGCGAGCCTTGTGCAGGCTTCATGCGGGCAGGGAGAGATGGGCACAAGGCAGGCTTAGGCTATCAGTCTTCCTGGAGCCACCTGAGTGGCCCAGGCCACCCTGGGGTACTGgtccccagtgtgtccccaaGAAGTTGCCCAGGACACAGCTGCTTCTGGGGGGGATGAGGTGGTCCTCTAACCCAGAGGGACTGGTGGGGggaacagggatggggcagggaaaggcatCCCAAGTGGTGTGCCTCACCCAGCACCGTGCCAAATAAATGGTGGGGGGGCTCCGACCCTAAGCTCCCCCCCTGCCTGTCAGGGCCCTCCATTCCCCCTGGGCAGGgtgtgctgtgggcagggggCAGTGGCAGTGTGGGTGCCAGCCTGGCGAGGCTGGCATGGGCCCCACAGTTTCCTGGAGTCACCTGTGAGTCACCCCCGGCCACCAGCTCAGCCCTTTTCCTGTTTACCTTCCCGCTGCCGCCAGCCAGCCGCCTTACTCAGCGTCGGGACCCCTCGGCAGAGCTCCGGCAGAGCGCAGCCGGCACCGGGCATCCTCCCTCACCGCGGCAGGCTCGGGAGGAGGGGGAACAGCTCCCCTCCCCGGGACGTCCCCTCCACTCCCCTCCCTGCGCCCCTCGCTGCCACATCCCGACGAAAGGATGCTGCAGCCCGGCCGTCCCTGCactccccctgctcccagcctcgGTCCCACCGAACCCGAGCTCAGACCCCCGGCACAAACCCGCTCCGGCGCTGCCCTGGCTCCTCTCCCCGCGACAGCCCCCTCCCACGAGCGGCTGCGTCCCCGGGGGGCTTTCAGGgaggtccctgcccctgcccacacACACGTACGCACAGCCGGCGCCCGCCGAACGACAGGCAGGGGCTTGAAAAGGGGTGGGGGGTGTTTACGGTGCCCCGGGCGGCTTCGGCAGGGCCGGATGCAGCCCCCGGCAGGAGGCCGCCCCCCTTCCCCCCCGCCAGCTCCGCCCGGACATCCCCACCAGCAGCGCGGTGGGGGTGCCTACTgccggggaaactgaggcacggggaGGGGGCTCCCCTCCGGGAGTACCGGCAGTCGGCCGGGCTTTTGCCAGCCCTCGGCTGCTGAACCCACCGCGTGTGCCCCGAGTCCGCACCCCCAAAACCTACCCAGCGGGGGTCACCAAAGACCGGCGTCCctcggggaaactgaggcaggggaAGCTGCGCCCCGGCTGCACTCCACTCCCGGCAATTCCCGACGGACGGGCAGCCTCCGGCCCCTCTTCCCGCTCTGTCCTTCCCCCCGCGGCTCACCtggggccggcggcggggcggggggcgcggacCCGCAGCCCGGCCGCGATGCGGCGGCAGGGACGATGTAGGCGCTCTGGCACGGCCGCACCGCCCTCCGccgctccttccctccctccgcCGACGCTgcttcccctccccttccctccctgcaaTTAAACCGCCAGACCCTAGGCAAGAGTCATCCCCgcggcggcgggccgggagcagccggtccctgcagacacacaaaCCCGGCCTGATTCACGCCGGGCTCTGACTAACCGCGGGGAGCCGGCCCGGGGCGGGGGACAGCGAGCGatggggacagagccctcctcctcctcccctcggGGTTGGGAGGCCGGCTCTAGTGCGGGCGCGCCGAGCTCCTCTGGGAGGTCCCCACTCTCCCCCAGCTGGGAGGTGACATCCTGGgacagggatgcagggacaAAGGGCCCCCTCCCTACTCCAGTCCCAGGTCCCTGGGGCGGTGGaggggtggctgtgccctggcatGGCCAGCAGGCACCAAGGAGCCCGTAGCACAGCGggttctgccagcacagtaccAAGTTGCACGCTGCCTCTCCCAGCCCGACGACAGCAGCACATCTCCGGGTGCTGGCGGCACGTTCCCGACACGTCCCCGCCACTATCGGCAGGGAGTGGCCCTGGGGTGTGCAGTTTCCCCGGGCAAACCCACGGGCACAGTGGGGTGAGTCAGCAGGGATGGCATGGACTGTGGGCAgtgtgggcagggctgtgcccccccGCACCGGGTGGCCCCACGATGCTGTGCTGCCTGGGGGACCACAAAAAACCAGCTCTGCCCACCCGTGGGGTACACagccttcccctccctgcttcccacagctctgccagcgcTCAGTCTCCCCATTCCTTATCCCAATGCAGGCTGGCAGGCAGTGCATCCCTCTCCACAACACCGCCACCCTCCCCTGCAGTACCTGCCCTCAATGACCGTGATGATGTCGTTCATCTGGATGTGCAGCTTGTCCGGCTCCTCAAAGTCCTGCAGCGCTCTCATGTCGGtgggctgagcctgggggagAAGTGGGTGAGGACAGGAGACGCAGCCCCTCATGTCCATCCTCTTCTGAGGCCAGGCCCAGCCCcaaggagggcagggaggccCCAAAAATGGACAAGAGACAGCATCACCACTGGTCCCTCCTGAGCTGTCACATCCCTGGGGTGTGTGATGGCAAGGCAGAAGCCAGATGCTTCCTGCTGTGACCATGTCACCACCCTCCACctcccagcctgcagggctgcctggccTGAGCTCCCCATGTCACCTCCCACCTCAGCAATACTCTTAGCTCTATCCATGCTTGAACAGAGCTGGCAGGATAGGGTTTTGGGGCTCCTGTCCCCCTCCCTGCTCACCCACCTCCACCAAGAAGTCTCGCAAGGCCACGAAGGTGGGTCGGTCCTCGGGCTTGTGTGCCCAGCACTGCAACATGACATTGTAGATGTCCTGGGGACAGTCCTCAGGCCGTGGCAGCCGCTCACCCTCCTTGTCTATCTTGTGCAGGATCTGTTGGACAGGGTGTGCTGTCAGGTGTCCCAGATCGCCCTCAGCACCAGCAGGGTGAGGTGAGGGGGCAGATCCCTGCTGTACACCTACCTGGCTGCCATTGAGGCCAATCCAAGGCTCCTGACCATAGGTGAACATCTCCCAGAGGGTCACTCCAAACATCCAGGTGTCACTGGCGTGGGAGAAGGTGCGTGTCTTCAGGCTCTCAGGAGCACACCTACAGGGGGAAGGACATGAGCATCAGAAGGCCATGGGTGCTGCACCTCCAGGTGTCCCCCTCCCCAGTGCTCACCAGGCAAAGGGGACCTTGCGATGCTCCTGCATCACGTAGTGATCATCATTCTTGGGCAGTGCCCGCATCAGACCGAAGTCCCCAATCTTGACGAGCTCGTTGGAGGCCAGCAGGATGTTGCGGGCAGCCAGGTCACGGTGGATGAAGCGCTTGGACTCCAGGTAGGCCATGCCCTTGGCCACTTGGATGGCATACTGGCACAGGGTGGAGATGAGGAAATGGCCCTGGTTCTTCCGCAGGCGGTCCAGGAGGGAGCCCAGTGGGGCCAGCTCTGTCACCTGGGCCATGGGACGAGGACAGCAAGCAGGTGAGTCCAAAGCCACCCTGGCTGGGCTGGTTTCCAGCCTTCTTATGCCCCACTGGGGATGCCAGCAGAGGGCTTGGGGTACAGATCCAGCCTGCTTGGCTCATGCCATCATGTGGGACCTCCTCCCCCGGAGGGTGTCATTGGGGTGGGCCCCATCCCCCCCACTCACCATCTTCATGGGGTGGGAGAGCACCACGCCATACAGGCGGATGAGGTTCCTGTGGTCCAGGGAGTGCATGGCATTCACCTCCCGGATGAAGTCGTCCAGTGCCTCCGGCTGGCTCAGCACATCTGTCTTGAGGCACTTCACTGCCACATTCAGCTACGGCCAAAGGAGGGATGAGTTCTGAAGCATCTTCCCCTGTGCGTGGTCCCACCGCCTGGCTCCccacccccagagcagcccctcacCGTCTTGCCAGCAGGTGTGCACCACTCGCCGCGACGCACGACACCAAAGGAGCCGTCGCCCAGCTTCTCAAAGATGGAGAGGTCCCGCTCCCGCACGAGGCAGGTGAGGGAGTGCTGGCCCCCAGCTTCAGGGGGCGGTGGTGTGGGAGGCTTGCGGAAGGtactctggggctggggctgcagctccgACTCCGGGCGCTTCCCACTGAACACCTGTGGGACATGGAGCAAGGTGAAACGTGGGCATGGAAACACCCCAAGCCTTGGGTCTGTAAGCGAGAAGTTCTGGCACAACCCCTCGCCTTGGCTGAACACACTGGAACCTAGTGATGATCCATAACTGGACCCATAACCCAGAGAAGGCTGGTTGAGGGAGAGGGCTCCATtactcctgctgccagcacagagctatGATTCCCATGGAGGGAAGAGTTTGTTTctcttgcagcagctctgcagcagttcctcagcagccacagcaaacCAGGCCGGTAGCCAGAGAGCCCTGGGCACTCCTTGGCCAGGCTGAGGCCACACAATGTGCCTGGGCACAAAGCCAAGAGAAACCTCCAGCTTGGGCTGAGCCTGGTGACACATCTCTGCAGCGACGTGGGCTTTGCAATGCATGCTGGCTACCACCACCCAGAAGGGATGGGCTCTCCTTCCATCTCCCTCAGCTGGGATGGATGGTGTGCCCCGTGGAACAGGGTCCATGCCAGTCTTGATGCAGGGTGCGCGGGGGCTGGCCCAGCATGTGTCTGGGGTGGGAGGTGGCATTTCTGCTATTTGTTCTTTAATAGAAGTAGCCTTCTATTAAAAGCCCATCCTCATCatgtcccagcacaggcaggggagaggccatggcccagagcccagctggcaaACTGGGCTCTGCCAAACTCTGAGTTTCTGGGGTGCCAAGTGCCACAGGGTGCCAGCAGTACCAACTTTGGATGGGATGATATTAGGGCATATGTGAGCATCCCAAGGTCCCCTGTGACAGTGTGTCCCAGCCTGCAGGTACAAGGCTTTGCCCCCTTGCTGTGAGGCAGCAGGGTGGGCAGTGTCCTGGGCACCACTGCTGCCCACAGAGCTGTCTGCAGCAAGGCTCTCTGGTGCACTTGCTGCAAACAAGTTTCCTGACAAAGAGGCAAATAACATGAGGGGAATGAATTTTCCAAGTGCTGGGGTAGCAGGGTCACACCACAGGCAGGGCATGGATGGCAGGGTCTTCTGCCCATTTCCCTGGCAGCCTCCAGGGCCATGGGGGAGCCAGGCACCCTGAAAGGGTACAGAGAGGGATCCAGATCTTCCTGTCTGCTTCAGTTTCTCTGCCACACCTGTCTCTCTCCCATCCCTACCTTGCTCATCCAGGATTTCCGCTTGCACATGGCTTTCCTCCGCTTCACTGCCTCCCACAGCCGCCGCTGGCctgcaggacacagggacacagtgaCTGTCACAAGCCAGTTGGGGTAGGGTCCCCTCTAGCCCCATATGCTCCTGTGGGCTTCCCAAAAGGTGCTGCACATCCAGCCAGGGGTAAGGGGGGAGGTTTGTGGGGGATGTACACACCGGGGCGTCCCATGCCAATCTTCTCCAGATCCTCATTTTTGACGTACTCAAAGTGGGAGAGGCGTGTGACGTTGAGCTCGTCTCGGATGCGCAGGAAgtactgctgcagctgcagctcggtgagcagctccagcagccagtCCGTGCCCTCCTCCGCCTGCATGCTacagctcagcctctgctgggacaCAATATCGGGTCAGGGGCAGCCCAGCTCCGTTCccctctgccctgtccccactggggagtcacccagaggagctcagagccaaggctggGGTGCTGCTGTGAGGGAGACATAGTGGAGTCATCTCCTGAGCCTGTCACCACCTCTCTGGGGGAAGCCAGGAGAGGCACCCCAATCAGCAGGACCCCCAGAGATAGGAAGGGCATCCCAGtctgccctgtcctgcccacagaaacaccagcccagccctccattccagcacaggctgtcccctggccaggagtgctaaggaggaggaggcagaagCTCAGAACAGATGTGCCTGCCCAATTCTCTCTGCTCAGCTGGAAGGGCTCAGCTGtacccagcagggacaggcaccTTGGCATGCCC
This region includes:
- the TNK2 gene encoding activated CDC42 kinase 1 isoform X5, yielding MVPPHPPPPPGCLVHRAGVRGEGGCERGAGGDATTSPRRSRSRDRRWAAGLPRREEDSGVRLGLGNFLPCDPKPGSSPRRPQADAGVSAEPPARRCAAAAASAMGERCDYQRLSSAEEEEEVHGPLPHSFSDSTGQRALRLGSRRPTPPPRQDIAPGMPCRRQRLSCSMQAEEGTDWLLELLTELQLQQYFLRIRDELNVTRLSHFEYVKNEDLEKIGMGRPGQRRLWEAVKRRKAMCKRKSWMSKVFSGKRPESELQPQPQSTFRKPPTPPPPEAGGQHSLTCLVRERDLSIFEKLGDGSFGVVRRGEWCTPAGKTLNVAVKCLKTDVLSQPEALDDFIREVNAMHSLDHRNLIRLYGVVLSHPMKMVTELAPLGSLLDRLRKNQGHFLISTLCQYAIQVAKGMAYLESKRFIHRDLAARNILLASNELVKIGDFGLMRALPKNDDHYVMQEHRKVPFAWCAPESLKTRTFSHASDTWMFGVTLWEMFTYGQEPWIGLNGSQILHKIDKEGERLPRPEDCPQDIYNVMLQCWAHKPEDRPTFVALRDFLVEAQPTDMRALQDFEEPDKLHIQMNDIITVIEGRLYLGNPLDPPDILGVDASAARPTQLPGRAKRQPPPRPPQPTVLLTKPCYDPVSEEEEGLPGGLRKLCLKKPGTGKGLRPVKPSARVPGTKVGERQPGRLASEGPASSEVTLIDFEEEVPQGSPSPVGDLSAPSLVKLAMEAFSLLDKTPPQSPTRALPRPLHPTPVVDWDSRPLPPPPAYDDVAQDEDDIEVCSITSPPSRRGKTNYGFVDEGERGPALEDNLFLPPKETKQPSMTQTTELFEELQQECMKRLNVPLGPAAPADDKPQIPPRVPIPPRPLRRNEPGRWSGDLSPASGGEEDRPPQIPPRDPLSQPTSRTPSPMALQVGSPQQRAALCSCLSTSPGKPMPTTQSFALDPKYATPKVIQAQGKDCSKGPCILPIVKDGQKVSSTHYYLLPERPAYLDKYEKFFKEAKSPEEVAASRQVTTATVRPMVQQPLSDCKANFSSNNSNPGPKCLVKASCSLQKIVYDGPDVCRPADKIRLVQDTVHGVTTEECQAALQNHGWSTQRAIQYLKVEQLFCLGLKSRGECQRVLEMFDWNLAQASSHLLDPYSATRQKW
- the TNK2 gene encoding activated CDC42 kinase 1 isoform X3, which codes for MVPPHPPPPPGCLVHRAGVRGEGGCERGAGGDATTSPRRSRSRDRRWAAGLPRREEDSGVRLGLGNFLPCDPKPGSSPRRPQADAGVSAEPPARRCAAAAASAMGERCDYQRLSSAEEEEEVHGPLPHSFSDSTGQRALRLGSRRPTPPPRQDIAPGMPCRRQRLSCSMQAEEGTDWLLELLTELQLQQYFLRIRDELNVTRLSHFEYVKNEDLEKIGMGRPGQRRLWEAVKRRKAMCKRKSWMSKVFSGKRPESELQPQPQSTFRKPPTPPPPEAGGQHSLTCLVRERDLSIFEKLGDGSFGVVRRGEWCTPAGKTLNVAVKCLKTDVLSQPEALDDFIREVNAMHSLDHRNLIRLYGVVLSHPMKMVTELAPLGSLLDRLRKNQGHFLISTLCQYAIQVAKGMAYLESKRFIHRDLAARNILLASNELVKIGDFGLMRALPKNDDHYVMQEHRKVPFAWCAPESLKTRTFSHASDTWMFGVTLWEMFTYGQEPWIGLNGSQILHKIDKEGERLPRPEDCPQDIYNVMLQCWAHKPEDRPTFVALRDFLVEAQPTDMRALQDFEEPDKLHIQMNDIITVIEGRAENYWWRGQNKRTLKVGQFPRNTVTSVAGLSAHDISQPLKNSFIHTGHGDTNPQHCWGFPDKIDELYLGNPLDPPDILGVDASAARPTQLPGRAKKPCYDPVSEEEEGLPGGLRKLCLKKPGTGKGLRPVKPSARVPGTKVGERQPGRLASEGPASSEVTLIDFEEEVPQGSPSPVGDLSAPSLVKLAMEAFSLLDKTPPQSPTRALPRPLHPTPVVDWDSRPLPPPPAYDDVAQDEDDIEVCSITSPPSRRGKTNYGFVDEGERGPALEDNLFLPPKETKQPSMTQTTELFEELQQECMKRLNVPLGPAAPADDKPQIPPRVPIPPRPLRRNEPGRWSGDLSPASGGEEDRPPQIPPRDPLSQPTSRTPSPMALQVGSPQQRAALCSCLSTSPGKPMPTTQSFALDPKYATPKVIQAQGKDCSKGPCILPIVKDGQKVSSTHYYLLPERPAYLDKYEKFFKEAKSPEEVAASRQVTTATVRPMVQQPLSDCKANFSSNNSNPGPKCLVKASCSLQKIVYDGPDVCRPADKIRLVQDTVHGVTTEECQAALQNHGWSTQRAIQYLKVEQLFCLGLKSRGECQRVLEMFDWNLAQASSHLLDPYSATRQKW
- the TNK2 gene encoding activated CDC42 kinase 1 isoform X8 — translated: MGERCDYQRLSSAEEEEEVHGPLPHSFSDSTGQRALRLGSRRPTPPPRQDIAPGMPCRRQRLSCSMQAEEGTDWLLELLTELQLQQYFLRIRDELNVTRLSHFEYVKNEDLEKIGMGRPGQRRLWEAVKRRKAMCKRKSWMSKVFSGKRPESELQPQPQSTFRKPPTPPPPEAGGQHSLTCLVRERDLSIFEKLGDGSFGVVRRGEWCTPAGKTLNVAVKCLKTDVLSQPEALDDFIREVNAMHSLDHRNLIRLYGVVLSHPMKMVTELAPLGSLLDRLRKNQGHFLISTLCQYAIQVAKGMAYLESKRFIHRDLAARNILLASNELVKIGDFGLMRALPKNDDHYVMQEHRKVPFAWCAPESLKTRTFSHASDTWMFGVTLWEMFTYGQEPWIGLNGSQILHKIDKEGERLPRPEDCPQDIYNVMLQCWAHKPEDRPTFVALRDFLVEAQPTDMRALQDFEEPDKLHIQMNDIITVIEGRAENYWWRGQNKRTLKVGQFPRNTVTSVAGLSAHDISQPLKNSFIHTGHGDTNPQHCWGFPDKIDELYLGNPLDPPDILGVDASAARPTQLPGRAKRQPPPRPPQPTVLLTKPCYDPVSEEEEGLPGGLRKLCLKKPGTGKGLRPVKPSARVPGTKVGERQPGRLASEGPASSEVTLIDFEEEVPQGSPSPVGDLSAPSLVKLAMEAFSLLDKTPPQSPTRALPRPLHPTPVVDWDSRPLPPPPAYDDVAQDEDDIEVCSITSPPSRRGKTNYGFVDEGERGPALEDNLFLPPKETKQPSMTQTTELFEELQQECMKRLNVPLGPAAPADDKPQIPPRVPIPPRPLRRNEPGRWSGDLSPASGGEEDRPPQIPPRDPLSQPTSRTPSPMALQVGSPQQRAALCSCLSTSPGKPMPTTQSFALDPKYATPKVIQAQGKDCSKGPCILPIVKDGQKVSSTHYYLLPERPAYLDKYEKFFKEAKSPEEVAASRQVTTATVRPMVQQPLSDCKANFSSNNSNPGPKCLVKASCSLQKIVYDGPDVCRPADKIRLVQDTVHGVTTEECQAALQNHGWSTQRAIQYLKVEQLFCLGLKSRGECQRVLEMFDWNLAQASSHLLDPYSATRQKW
- the TNK2 gene encoding activated CDC42 kinase 1 isoform X4; amino-acid sequence: MVPPHPPPPPGCLVHRAGVRGEGGCERGAGGDATTSPRRSRSRDRSNFLPCDPKPGSSPRRPQADAGVSAEPPARRCAAAAASAMGERCDYQRLSSAEEEEEVHGPLPHSFSDSTGQRALRLGSRRPTPPPRQDIAPGMPCRRQRLSCSMQAEEGTDWLLELLTELQLQQYFLRIRDELNVTRLSHFEYVKNEDLEKIGMGRPGQRRLWEAVKRRKAMCKRKSWMSKVFSGKRPESELQPQPQSTFRKPPTPPPPEAGGQHSLTCLVRERDLSIFEKLGDGSFGVVRRGEWCTPAGKTLNVAVKCLKTDVLSQPEALDDFIREVNAMHSLDHRNLIRLYGVVLSHPMKMVTELAPLGSLLDRLRKNQGHFLISTLCQYAIQVAKGMAYLESKRFIHRDLAARNILLASNELVKIGDFGLMRALPKNDDHYVMQEHRKVPFAWCAPESLKTRTFSHASDTWMFGVTLWEMFTYGQEPWIGLNGSQILHKIDKEGERLPRPEDCPQDIYNVMLQCWAHKPEDRPTFVALRDFLVEAQPTDMRALQDFEEPDKLHIQMNDIITVIEGRAENYWWRGQNKRTLKVGQFPRNTVTSVAGLSAHDISQPLKNSFIHTGHGDTNPQHCWGFPDKIDELYLGNPLDPPDILGVDASAARPTQLPGRAKRQPPPRPPQPTVLLTKPCYDPVSEEEEGLPGGLRKLCLKKPGTGKGLRPVKPSARVPGTKVGERQPGRLASEGPASSEVTLIDFEEEVPQGSPSPVGDLSAPSLVKLAMEAFSLLDKTPPQSPTRALPRPLHPTPVVDWDSRPLPPPPAYDDVAQDEDDIEVCSITSPPSRRGKTNYGFVDEGERGPALEDNLFLPPKETKQPSMTQTTELFEELQQECMKRLNVPLGPAAPADDKPQIPPRVPIPPRPLRRNEPGRWSGDLSPASGGEEDRPPQIPPRDPLSQPTSRTPSPMALQVGSPQQRAALCSCLSTSPGKPMPTTQSFALDPKYATPKVIQAQGKDCSKGPCILPIVKDGQKVSSTHYYLLPERPAYLDKYEKFFKEAKSPEEVAASRQVTTATVRPMVQQPLSDCKANFSSNNSNPGPKCLVKASCSLQKIVYDGPDVCRPADKIRLVQDTVHGVTTEECQAALQNHGWSTQRAIQYLKVEQLFCLGLKSRGECQRVLEMFDWNLAQASSHLLDPYSATRQKW